In Oreochromis niloticus isolate F11D_XX linkage group LG12, O_niloticus_UMD_NMBU, whole genome shotgun sequence, the DNA window GGGAGGAGTGCTGTCGGAGTGGAAGACTGGGGACGTCCTGGACCGAGGAGGACGTCCCCAACAGCACGCTCTTTAGGTGGATGATCTTCAATGGCGGAGCTCCCAATTGCATACCTTGCAAAGGTGGAGGTGCACTCATTTCCCTTCGTTTTCTCACATTACATGTAATCACTCATTTTGGTTAATGAATTAAACTGGTGTTCTGGTTTGCGTAattgtcccattactttacgcGCCAGAATACACACCAGGGGGAAAAATCCTCATTAGCATCACATAACACAGTGCTTTTGTTTTAGAAACCTGCGACAATGTTGACTGTGGGCCCGGAAAGAGGTGCAAGTTGAACCGAAGAAGCAAGCCGCGCTGCGTGTGCGCACCAGACTGCTCCAACATCACCTGGAAAGGACCTGTCTGCGGCTCCGATGGAAAGACCTACAAAGACGAATGCGCACTGCTGAAAGCTAAATGCAAAGGTCACCCCGATCTGGACGTACAGTACCAGGGCAAATGCAAGAGTAAGTAAATGTAACTGTCACCACATTTCTGAAAGCCGAGCGAGCCCGAAAGAATCCGTCGCTTTCTTGTATTTCTTGCATTTCGTGTCATTTTCACACAACTCTCCCAATGTCTTTGTCTCGCCAGAAACGTGCCGTGACGTCTTGTGCCCCGGCAGCTCCACATGCGTCGTAGACCAGACCAACAACGCGTATTGTGTGACGTGTAATCGGATTTGCCCCGAGGTGACGTCGCCCGAGCAATACCTGTGTGGAAACGATGGGATCATCTATGCCAGCGCGTGTCACCTGAGAAGAGCTACCTGTCTCCTCGGCAGGTCTATTGGAGTGGCATATGAGGGAAAATGCATCAGTAAGTCTGCAGCTACACGCATGAAAGCGTGAGACTTTACTccccgagagagagagagagagagagagagagagagagagagagagagaggtgcaGCAGTCACCGACTCTGAAAACTGTTTGAGTGCATTTTCTTTCTGGCCAGCTCTGCAGTAATTCACTGCTCATTTTTGCCAACATTCCAGTGAGGAGGGGGTCTTAGAGAGAATGTGTGTTTGGTAGTTGCTTGTGTTTGCTCAAGAAATGATAGACATCTTATTATTTCCTGATGTTGGCAGCACTTTCCCATTTGGGAAAGAGGGAATGAGAGGGGGAGGGAGATGGAGGAAAACAGGGGAGTGCTGGGGGCCATGAAGACATGCTTCAAGTTTTGAGTCAGATTGATTCTTACACAGATAGTAGTCAATTTCAGTCTTGTAGTCTTTAAAAGgctaattaaaaacaaagatttCTGTTCCACACCACGAGGCCTTATCCTGTAAAGCAggatttagtttttattctctCTAATTCTCTAAAAAACTAGGTAGTCATCTGATCCTGCTTGAAAAACATTCATGATAATTCATCTAATCAAAGATTTCCTCTCTCCTTATTTCCTTTTCTCTTCTTCCAGAGGCCAAGTCATGTGAGGATATCCAGTGCAGCGCGGGGAAGAAGTGTCTGTGGGATGCTCGGATGGGCCGAGGCCGTTGCTCATTGTGCGATGAGTCCTGTCCGGAGAGTAGGACAGATGAGGCGGTGTGTGCCAGCGACAACACCACATATCCCAGTGAATGTGCCATGAAGCAAGCTGCTTGCTCAATGGGGGTGCTGCTTGAAGTCAAACACTTAGGATCTTGCAACTGTAAGTAAATtacaaaagcaaaatataaaaagaaaagaaagaaacaaaatcgTCCCCTCCTTCTCTGAGCAAAAGACAATATTCTATGTTGCTTTCCCAACAAAAACCTCCCGTGAAATTGCCCCCCACCTACCACCTACCCTGATTTTCCCTGAGCTCCCATCCCGGCCACATCACCAACCACATCTTAAGCAAGCAGAAAAGACTTGGGGAATGGAAGAACTTGCATGACATTGTCCTCGTCGCTGGCTTTTGTTCtcgtgttgtttttttgtttaattttcgTTTTGTTTTCACGTTTTCCCAATTCTGCAAATCCTGCTAACAGAAAGATGCGCGAAAAACTTATATCAGCAAACTGTTTGCAGTGGATCTATACTTTCTGAAAAAATAGGTGTGTCTATGGTCGTGCTAGTGACCTGCGGGAGCAGGTTGCCTTAAATCCCATGCAGTATTTTTTCAATCATTAATGGTTTAATGTCCACATCTTTACAGCTTGTAAATTCCATGGTCACATTGTTAATTTCCTGGAAAtggtctattttttttttttaaatttttggcTATAATCAATTGATTCAAAATGCACTGCCTCTTGTGACATAAACCACACCGCCAACACGTcggtaaaaaagaaagaatatgtATGACGTGCATAAGGTGATTGTAACATTGGTACCATTGATAACAATGATGGATTTGTACACTGAGATTCATGTAAACTGCCTGTCATAGACCAGTGTGAGCCATTTATAAACCCACAAATCTTCAgacaaaatactaaatttaacAACAGCTTTGAGGTAGTTTCAAATTGACATTCCAAATTTCTATTTAGaagattgtttgtttgtttttcctaacTGGCTTAATATAATATGATTAAGGTTTGCAATGAAGTCCAAGGGACCAACTTTATGATCACCTCATGGGCTAAAAGTCATAATTTACAGTGTGCAGATTGAGCATAAGCTTGTAGATCCACGCTCCCTTAATTCCCATCCCATCATCAGAAAAACGTTTATTAGCTAACTCATTCATGCCGCTTCCAGTGATTGTGTTGTGTATCAAAAATCCTTTTGGATTAATGAGGGACTACCTGTGTTTTCATGTATCGTTGCCCTTGTGCTTGCTTGTGTGCTTTTTTATGTGTCCAATGTAAATCTcttgtgtaaaaagaaaaagaatatacCTCAGAACTGTGCTAATGATCTCTGACCTGCTTGCTAAGGTCAGGCTGTGACACAGAGTCCTCCCTCCCTGTTCGTTTGAGCCAGAAGCTAAAATATTAGTAATCGGAGAAAAGAAACTATAGCGAGTCCAAGAACACAAGAGCACTTTTCTGTGTTATGTGTGTCTGCTTTCAGAAATCTGCTCAAAAGAGACCTGAGCCACTGGAACCATCAGCCCCAGTGCCCCTAAACCCGCTTCCCATCCTCCCCCTAACCCACCTTGTGACCTTCCCCTAACCTCCAACTTGCCGATCCTTTCCATTGTCGCTCCTTTTTCTCATGTTGCAGCCCTGACTTGCTCGATTATGTAAATGGACATTGTATAATTAATTGGGGATGCCACAGCAACTGCTGCTGCCAAGTCACACAGACTCTTGCTCACACAAACATAATCATATacacaaaagaaagaaacagaaaggaGGCTGTGTGCCAGTGGCTTAATTgtgagatttatttttttgacagTGATATTCTGCGCTGTTGTGGTCCATATTCATACAACAGCTACCATATATTCTCCCATATAGCCATTACAGAAGAccaggaggaggatgaggaagatGAGGACTCAGACTACATGGCCTATGTCCATTTATCTTCTATACTGGATGGATAGGCTCACATCACTAGGGGAACAGTCCTAGGGCAAGGAATCAtgtccatactgtacattatgtgtatgcttatttattttttaaagaaaaaggaagtaTACATATAGTTCAGTCTGCTAGAtgtttatttatactttttgtgttttataaatTATACATTTACATTGTCAGGCTATCACCTACCATGATATATTGTGTTACCActcatttcccttttttgttgttgtcccttttgctttctttttttatcatgAAGAAATATATTTGTCCAAAGAAAAGcagtgttatttatttttcatggtACCGTGTAAGTATAAGTCCTCTTCAAGCTGTAAATTGCATTCCCTGAGCTGTAAAAAATCCGCTTGTTTCTGTCAAATCTCTATCACAGAT includes these proteins:
- the fsta gene encoding follistatin-A isoform X2 is translated as MFGMLKHHLHPGIFLLFLWLCHLMEHQKVQAGNCWLQQGKNGRCQVLYMPGMSREECCRSGRLGTSWTEEDVPNSTLFRWMIFNGGAPNCIPCKETCDNVDCGPGKRCKLNRRSKPRCVCAPDCSNITWKGPVCGSDGKTYKDECALLKAKCKGHPDLDVQYQGKCKKTCRDVLCPGSSTCVVDQTNNAYCVTCNRICPEVTSPEQYLCGNDGIIYASACHLRRATCLLGRSIGVAYEGKCIKAKSCEDIQCSAGKKCLWDARMGRGRCSLCDESCPESRTDEAVCASDNTTYPSECAMKQAACSMGVLLEVKHLGSCNSITEDQEEDEEDEDSDYMAYVHLSSILDG
- the fsta gene encoding follistatin-A isoform X1, which codes for MFGMLKHHLHPGIFLLFLWLCHLMEHQKVQAGNCWLQQGKNGRCQVLYMPGMSREECCRSGRLGTSWTEEDVPNSTLFRWMIFNGGAPNCIPCKGGETCDNVDCGPGKRCKLNRRSKPRCVCAPDCSNITWKGPVCGSDGKTYKDECALLKAKCKGHPDLDVQYQGKCKKTCRDVLCPGSSTCVVDQTNNAYCVTCNRICPEVTSPEQYLCGNDGIIYASACHLRRATCLLGRSIGVAYEGKCIKAKSCEDIQCSAGKKCLWDARMGRGRCSLCDESCPESRTDEAVCASDNTTYPSECAMKQAACSMGVLLEVKHLGSCNSITEDQEEDEEDEDSDYMAYVHLSSILDG